Proteins encoded together in one Lagopus muta isolate bLagMut1 chromosome 3, bLagMut1 primary, whole genome shotgun sequence window:
- the ATP6V1C1 gene encoding V-type proton ATPase subunit C 1, with the protein MTEFWLISAPGEKTCQQTWEKLHAATTKNNNLSTNSKFNIPDLKVGTLDVLVGLSDELAKLDAFVESVVKKVAQYMADVLEDSKDKVQENLLANGVDLVTYITRFQWDMAKYPIKQSLKNISEIIAKGVNQIDNDLKARASAYNNLKGNLQNLERKNAGSLLTRSLADIVKKEDFVLDSEYLVTLLVIVPKVNYNDWVKQYETLAEMVVPRSSNVLFEDQDSYLCNVTLFRKAVDDFKHKAREYKFLVRDFQYNEEEMKADKEEMNRLSTDKKKQFGPLVRWLKVNFSEAFIAWIHVKALRVFVESVLRYGLPVNFQAMLLQPNKKTMKKLREVLYDLYKHLDSSAAAIIDATMDIPGLNLSQQEYYPYVYYKIDCNLLEFK; encoded by the exons ATGACTGAGTTTTGGCTGATTTCGGCTCCTGGGGAAAAAACCTGTCAACAGACATGGGAGAAACTACATGCAGCAACcacaaaaaataacaatctCTCAACTAATTCCAAGTTCAATATTCCAGACCTGAAG GTTGGCACGCTGGATGTTTTGGTTGGTCTGTCAGATGAGCTGGCTAAGCTGGATGCATTTGTGGAGag tgtcGTAAAGAAGGTGGCGCAGTATATGGCAGATGTTTTAGAAGACAGTAAAGATAAAGTTCAGGAGAATCTTCTGGCTAATGGAG TTGACTTGGTCACATACATAACAAGGTTCCAGTGGGATATGGCCAAATATCCGATAAAGCAATCATtgaagaatatttcagaaattattgCAAAG GGAGTAAACCAGATTGACAATGATCTTAAAGCAAGAGCCTCGGCATACAATAATCTAAAAGGGAACCTTCagaatttggaaagaaagaatgc GGGAAGCTTGCTAACCAGAAGTCTTGCTGATATTGTAAAGAAAGAGGACTTTGTACTTGATTCAGAATATTTGGTCACGTTATTAGTGATTGTACCAAA GGTAAATTATAATGACTGGGTTAAGCAATATGAAACGTTAGCAGAGATGGTTGTTCCACGTTCCAGCAA tgTGCTCTTTGAGGATCAGGACAGTTACCTTTGTAACGTCACCTTGTTCAGGAAGGCAGTGGACGACTTCAAGCATAAAGCCAGAGAATACAA ATTTCTGGTCCGTGACTTCCAGTATAATGAAGAAGAGATGAAAGCtgataaagaagaaatgaacagaCTGTCAACCGACAAGAAGAAACAGTTT gGGCCTCTGGTGCGATGGCTGAAAGTGAATTTCAGTGAAGCTTTCATTGCTTGGATTCATGTGAAAGCACTCCGAGTTTTTGTTGAATCTGTTCTAAG GTATGGTTTGCCGGTGAACTTCCAAGCGATGCTGCTTCAGCCtaataagaaaacaatgaagaaacTGAGGGAGGTTTTGTATGACTTATATAAACATCTcgacagcagtgcagcagctatCATTGAT GCAACTATGGATATTCCAGGCTTAAACCTCAGTCAGCAGGAGTATTACCCATATGTGTACTACAAGATCGATTGCAATTTACTGGAATTCAAGTAA